The following are encoded in a window of Leptodactylus fuscus isolate aLepFus1 chromosome 9, aLepFus1.hap2, whole genome shotgun sequence genomic DNA:
- the LOC142217953 gene encoding renalase-like: MQSVPECLSGLVHLKGNTWVSGVHWEASMKKWKVDDYGWFDYLVVAHNGKCAARLMADAGAPQIHNLLKVKFGPVLSPRTNVMQLCSLWVLLFALPRRFEVDFDGAFVEHPDISWIGNNTSKYSAQNQLQCWTLISTKTFGASHKVPQEFIPPSKEKEVTLLLLNGFAELTGIHRQLVAPCFTKVQLWGAANPLNVLQGEDCVFQSSHNVGICGDWLVSPSIEGAAISGLALAEVINQHVNGDRKDVGLKKRLEPADSEAIGAFPTNQSLFFKPAK, translated from the coding sequence ATGCAGTCCGTTCCCGAGTGTCTGTCGGGTCTTGTTCACTTAAAAGGCAACACGTGGGTCAGCGGTGTTCACTGGGAGGCGTCCATGAAAAAGTGGAAAGTTGATGACTACGGCTGGTTTGATTATTTGGTGGTTGCCCATAATGGGAAGTGTGCAGCGCGACTGATGGCCGATGCCGGGGCACCACAAATCCACAATCTTCTGAAGGTGAAGTTTGGGCCTGTTCTGTCACCCCGCACCAATGTCATGCAGTTGTGCTCGCTCTGGGTGTTGCTGTTTGCTCTACCTCGGAGATTTGAGGTTGACTTTGACGGAGCTTTTGTGGAACATCCAGACATCTCATGGATTGGAAACAACACCTCCAAATACAGCGCCCAAAATCAGTTGCAGTGCTGGACCCTTATCAGCACTAAGACATTCGGGGCCAGCCATAAGGTTCCTCAGGAGTTTATACCGCCATCTAAAGAGAAAGAAGTGACTCTCTTGCTTCTGAATGGTTTTGCAGAGTTGACTGGTATACACCGACAACTTGTAGCACCGTGTTTTACCAAAGTACAGTTGTGGGGTGCCGCTAACCCCCTAAATGTTCTACAGGGTGAGGACTGTGTCTTCCAGTCCAGCCACAATGTAGGGATATGTGGGGACTGGCTGGTAAGCCCCAGTATAGAGGGAGCGGCCATTAGCGGTCTGGCCTTAGCGGAGGTCATAAACCAGCACGTCAATGGAGATAGAAAAGATGTCGGCTTGAAGAAACGTCTGGAACCTGCGGACTCCGAAGCCATTGGGGCTTTCCCCACTAACCAAAGTTTATTCTTCAAACCTGCAAAATAA